From Bacteroidales bacterium, the proteins below share one genomic window:
- a CDS encoding 2-oxoacid:acceptor oxidoreductase subunit alpha has product MADNNKKPIKELERVVIRFSGDSGDGMQLTGTLFSDTSALFGNYLATFPDYPAEIRAPQGTVGGVSGFQVHFGHGEVNTPGDYADVLVAMNPAALKANTKWVKSGGTIIVDIDSFNEKNIIKAGCASDPLNQPLYQNFNVIQAPITTITQESLKGLNLDIKSVLRSKNMFALGMVYWLFHRPLDFTQKFFEDKFKKIPVIMEANKIVLKAGYYYAETIEALHSSYSVAPAQIDAGTYRNINGNIATAWGLIAAAEKANLPLFLGSYPITPATEILQELAKRKDLGVKAFQAEDEIAGICSAIGASFAGHLAVTTTSGPGLSLKTEATGLAVITELPLVIVNVQRGGPSTGLPTKTEQSDLLQALHGRHGESPLVVIAASSPSNCFHFAFESAKIALEHMTPVILLTDGFLANGSEPWKIPVMEDLPEIKPPIVKEGTTDYQPYRRINDSMVRSWAVPGTKGLEHRLGGLEKMSITGTVSYVPENHQVMTYEREEKVNLVVESIPDLKIIGEQEGELLLIGWGGTYGHLYTAYRELRKEGVKLSFAHFNYLRPLPANTHDALKRFKKLLVCELNLGQLANYLRMVYQDLEFMKYNKIQGLPFTVIELKEKIKKVLEEK; this is encoded by the coding sequence ATGGCAGACAATAACAAAAAACCTATCAAGGAATTAGAAAGAGTTGTTATCCGATTTTCAGGCGACTCAGGCGATGGAATGCAACTTACAGGAACGCTGTTTTCCGACACTTCTGCACTTTTTGGGAATTATCTTGCTACCTTCCCGGATTATCCTGCCGAAATACGTGCTCCTCAAGGGACAGTTGGAGGCGTTTCCGGTTTTCAGGTGCATTTTGGGCATGGCGAGGTGAATACACCCGGCGATTATGCAGATGTGCTTGTGGCAATGAACCCTGCTGCACTCAAAGCCAATACTAAATGGGTCAAGTCAGGTGGGACGATCATCGTGGACATTGATAGTTTTAACGAAAAAAACATCATTAAAGCTGGTTGTGCAAGTGATCCGCTTAATCAACCACTTTATCAAAACTTTAATGTTATTCAGGCGCCAATTACGACCATTACCCAAGAATCTCTTAAGGGTCTCAACCTTGACATCAAGAGCGTATTGAGAAGTAAGAACATGTTTGCACTTGGCATGGTCTATTGGCTTTTCCACAGGCCACTTGATTTTACCCAAAAGTTTTTTGAGGATAAATTCAAAAAAATACCTGTGATTATGGAGGCCAATAAAATTGTCCTCAAAGCTGGGTATTATTATGCCGAAACCATCGAAGCACTGCACTCGTCATATTCTGTTGCCCCGGCACAAATTGATGCAGGGACTTACAGAAACATCAACGGAAATATTGCTACTGCCTGGGGACTTATTGCTGCTGCTGAGAAAGCTAACCTGCCTTTGTTCCTGGGCTCTTACCCGATCACTCCTGCTACCGAAATTTTGCAGGAGTTAGCTAAGCGAAAAGACCTTGGGGTAAAAGCGTTCCAGGCTGAAGATGAAATTGCAGGCATTTGCTCTGCCATCGGCGCCAGTTTTGCCGGTCATCTTGCTGTTACAACCACCTCAGGGCCAGGGCTGTCGTTGAAAACTGAAGCAACCGGCCTTGCAGTAATTACCGAATTACCATTGGTTATCGTTAATGTTCAGCGCGGTGGCCCATCCACAGGATTACCCACAAAAACAGAGCAATCGGATCTTTTACAGGCATTACATGGTCGCCATGGTGAAAGCCCATTGGTAGTGATCGCTGCCAGTTCGCCATCGAACTGCTTCCATTTTGCTTTTGAGTCTGCTAAAATAGCACTTGAGCATATGACACCTGTAATTTTACTTACAGATGGTTTCCTTGCCAACGGATCAGAGCCCTGGAAAATCCCTGTAATGGAGGATTTACCAGAGATTAAACCCCCAATTGTAAAGGAAGGGACAACAGATTATCAGCCTTATCGCAGGATCAATGATTCAATGGTAAGAAGTTGGGCAGTTCCTGGAACCAAGGGTTTGGAACATCGACTCGGCGGTCTTGAAAAAATGTCAATAACCGGCACAGTATCTTATGTTCCTGAAAACCATCAGGTGATGACTTACGAAAGGGAAGAAAAAGTCAATCTTGTTGTCGAATCGATACCCGATCTTAAAATCATCGGTGAGCAAGAGGGAGAACTACTGCTCATTGGATGGGGAGGAACCTACGGGCATTTATATACAGCATACCGCGAGCTGAGGAAGGAAGGGGTCAAACTTAGTTTTGCTCATTTTAACTATTTACGACCTTTACCTGCAAATACCCATGATGCACTCAAAAGATTTAAGAAACTCCTGGTTTGTGAACTTAACCTGGGTCAGTTGGCCAACTACCTCAGGATGGTTTACCAGGATCTTGAATTCATGAAATATAATAAAATCCAGGGATTACCTTTTACAGTGATTGAATTGAAAGAAAAAATTAAAAAAGTTTTGGAGGAGAAATAA
- a CDS encoding 2-oxoacid:ferredoxin oxidoreductase subunit beta, with protein sequence MAEELNLSPKDFKSDQEVRWCAGCGDHAALASVHRAMAQLGIPKEKIALIAGIGCSSRFPYYMNTYAFHGIHGRAAAIASGVKLANPELSVWVVTGDGDSLAIGGNHFIHVVRRNIDLTIVLLNNQIYGLTKGQYSPTSFEGQITKTSPYGTIEPPFHPGELTLGAQGKFFARSIDNNVKLTTDILVEAATFKGTSIVEVLQNCVIYNDDAYGYLSDKSFKEDRQLFLVHGQPMIFGKDNDKGIILENMQLKVVKLGEKGITEKDILVHNAHQPSPLIHWLLVNMTFPDFPVAFGVIRSVEEDPYDVKMMRQIEYVRKNSKIKNMNDLLQSGNTWKV encoded by the coding sequence ATGGCTGAAGAATTGAATTTATCACCAAAAGATTTTAAAAGCGACCAGGAAGTAAGATGGTGTGCAGGTTGTGGTGATCATGCAGCACTTGCCTCAGTCCATAGGGCGATGGCGCAACTTGGCATCCCAAAAGAAAAAATCGCGTTGATTGCCGGGATAGGTTGTTCGTCAAGGTTTCCTTATTACATGAACACATACGCCTTCCACGGTATTCACGGAAGGGCTGCAGCAATTGCATCAGGAGTAAAATTGGCTAACCCGGAACTCAGTGTTTGGGTTGTCACGGGTGATGGTGATTCGCTTGCCATCGGTGGTAACCATTTCATTCATGTCGTTCGTAGAAATATTGACCTCACCATCGTCTTGCTCAATAACCAGATTTATGGTCTCACCAAAGGACAATACTCCCCAACATCATTTGAAGGCCAGATAACCAAAACTTCACCCTATGGAACCATCGAGCCGCCATTTCATCCCGGTGAACTGACCCTGGGTGCACAAGGAAAATTCTTTGCCCGTTCTATTGACAACAATGTGAAATTAACAACGGATATCCTGGTAGAAGCAGCCACATTTAAAGGGACATCAATTGTCGAGGTGCTGCAAAATTGCGTAATCTATAATGATGATGCATATGGTTACCTTTCGGATAAAAGTTTCAAAGAGGATCGTCAACTCTTCCTTGTGCATGGCCAGCCAATGATTTTTGGAAAGGACAACGACAAAGGAATTATCCTTGAAAACATGCAATTAAAGGTTGTAAAACTTGGAGAAAAAGGAATTACTGAAAAGGATATTCTGGTGCATAATGCTCATCAGCCTAGCCCTTTAATTCATTGGTTGCTTGTAAACATGACCTTCCCTGATTTTCCGGTCGCATTTGGTGTAATCCGATCAGTTGAAGAAGACCCGTATGATGTTAAAATGATGCGCCAGATAGAATATGTCCGAAAGAACTCGAAAATAAAAAACATGAATGATCTATTGCAAAGTGGAAATACCTGGAAAGTTTAA
- a CDS encoding WbuC family cupin fold metalloprotein: MIKIDTCLLNKTSELAMKSPRLRMNYNFHPTHEEPLHRMLNAMEPGTYIQPHKHEDPDKFEIFLVLRGRFVAIIFDDDGNITDHSILDANEGKYGVEIPGKTFHTLLSLKTASVAYEVKAGPYFPSTAKNFAPWAPAEGEPGVALYIEKLLNAIGL, encoded by the coding sequence GTGATAAAAATTGACACCTGTTTATTGAATAAGACATCCGAACTGGCAATGAAAAGTCCACGCCTGCGGATGAATTATAATTTTCACCCGACACATGAGGAGCCGTTGCACCGAATGTTGAATGCGATGGAACCGGGAACTTACATTCAGCCGCACAAGCACGAGGATCCGGATAAATTTGAAATTTTTCTGGTGTTGCGTGGCAGGTTCGTTGCAATTATTTTTGATGATGACGGGAACATCACTGATCATAGCATATTGGATGCCAATGAGGGTAAATATGGAGTTGAGATTCCGGGAAAGACTTTTCATACCCTGCTCTCCCTGAAGACCGCTTCGGTAGCTTACGAAGTTAAAGCTGGTCCATATTTTCCCTCCACCGCCAAAAACTTTGCACCCTGGGCGCCGGCTGAAGGTGAGCCCGGAGTAGCTTTATACATCGAAAAACTGCTCAATGCCATTGGGCTTTAG
- a CDS encoding YjbH domain-containing protein yields the protein MLKTVTAQTEPVKESIACELIAEGFENVFVISKDSTLVIGYENRRFRFEPRGLVEALKIIERTTVNNFPLVIIISYQKIPMLYISLNLVDYRDFLTGQLSVDEFTEMINISMENDDFSALYGSVENNSQFKADFVILPQFRAQFGNFDQPVQSNINIIPEMNILLAKGLSLKTQVIVPVQNSFLLDNGESEVRPGIMAINQMLRLEDNLFLTASAGFFTMDRVGVNLEFKKYFADGKIAIGTNIGYTAFYTFIPKQIEYFEDDAYFTGLLSAEYRYQPYDLTGRIQFGNFLYNDPGVRFDILRQFGEVNIGFFCIVSQPSEFNGGFNFAIPLPPGKFMKFKYMRLRQADKFTWEYRAKGFVKNGTIYKTGNELIEIMLEYNPDFFLKRLNKELQ from the coding sequence ATGTTAAAGACCGTCACCGCTCAGACAGAGCCAGTGAAGGAATCAATTGCCTGTGAACTGATCGCTGAAGGTTTTGAGAATGTGTTTGTTATAAGTAAAGATTCAACTTTGGTAATTGGTTACGAAAACCGACGTTTTCGCTTCGAACCGCGCGGATTGGTTGAAGCCTTGAAAATCATCGAGAGAACCACTGTCAATAATTTTCCACTTGTAATAATTATCAGTTACCAGAAAATTCCAATGCTCTACATTAGCTTGAATCTGGTTGATTACAGAGATTTCCTGACGGGTCAATTGTCAGTTGATGAGTTCACTGAAATGATCAACATTTCGATGGAAAACGATGATTTTTCTGCGCTTTATGGTTCTGTTGAAAACAATTCCCAATTCAAGGCAGATTTTGTTATTTTACCGCAATTCAGGGCACAATTTGGCAATTTTGACCAACCGGTACAGTCCAATATCAACATTATTCCTGAAATGAATATCTTGTTGGCTAAAGGATTATCACTCAAAACACAGGTAATTGTTCCGGTTCAAAATAGCTTTTTGCTCGACAACGGGGAGTCAGAAGTCAGGCCGGGAATAATGGCAATAAACCAGATGCTCAGACTTGAAGACAACTTATTTCTGACCGCTTCAGCAGGTTTTTTTACCATGGATCGTGTCGGAGTGAACCTGGAGTTTAAGAAATACTTTGCTGACGGGAAAATTGCCATAGGTACCAATATTGGTTACACAGCTTTTTACACTTTTATTCCAAAACAAATCGAATACTTCGAGGATGATGCGTATTTTACTGGCTTATTGTCTGCAGAATACAGGTACCAACCTTACGATTTAACCGGCAGGATCCAGTTTGGCAACTTTTTATACAACGACCCTGGGGTACGTTTCGATATCCTCCGGCAGTTTGGGGAGGTTAACATTGGCTTTTTTTGCATAGTTTCACAACCTTCAGAGTTTAATGGTGGTTTTAATTTTGCGATTCCCCTACCTCCGGGTAAGTTCATGAAATTCAAATATATGAGGCTTCGGCAGGCAGATAAATTCACGTGGGAATACAGGGCAAAAGGATTCGTGAAAAATGGCACTATTTACAAAACAGGCAATGAACTCATTGAAATCATGCTGGAATATAATCCGGATTTTTTCTTAAAAAGATTAAACAAGGAGTTGCAATAA
- a CDS encoding thioredoxin family protein codes for MKFTSTSLKYALSNLLLLLLFVIFSFQGKSQVLEPVKWSHSGEMTGKNTAKLTFKATIDEGWYLYSQHLPDGGPIKTSFYFNDLKGFEFVDSDVEVTEEESYAGDGTIIYRVVFKEPVPEEKEDPNFGMVLKLLKKKAEFSREIRILTDQPLKISGFLEYMCCDNEKCLPPTDLEFSFSFKVESPALAVEPADSVDSVETIAEPVKESTLEAVDNATAEDSKPDESSESIWYMFIVGLFGGLLALITPCVFPMIPMTVSYFIRGSGSKAKGRRDAIFYGFSIVVIYVLLGMGISLIFGSDQLNLMATSPIFNIFFFLLLLIFAAAFFGAFELQLPSSWINKMDNQAEKSGGLLGVFLMAFVLVLVSFSCTGPIIGTLLVQAAVSGSWLSPMLGMAGFAVALAIPFTLLAIFPSMLGSMPKSGGWLNSVKVVLAFILVAFSLKFFSVADAVGQWGLLNRETFLAIWITLFGLMGFYLLGKIKFHHDDDLHYVSVPRLFFVIVTFAFTIYLIPGMWGAPLNAISSFAPPITTQEFNLNRVGTGGMQSAAPALTHDYSKYKTKEGAYGLIKFLDYEEGLEYAKTAGRPVFLDFTGLGCANCKKMEQSVWSDPRVLQRLRDEYIIVSLYVDERTALPKEDQFVSDFGGREKNIRTVGAKWSDFQARNYGVNSQPYYVLLDHNEKRLAEPYSFNTDVDQFLVFLDKGIEGFKAGQ; via the coding sequence ATGAAATTTACTTCAACTTCACTCAAGTATGCTCTGAGCAATTTGCTTTTATTGCTGCTCTTTGTCATTTTTTCATTCCAAGGAAAATCACAGGTTCTTGAACCGGTAAAATGGAGTCATTCCGGAGAAATGACCGGAAAGAATACTGCTAAACTGACTTTTAAGGCCACAATTGATGAAGGTTGGTATTTGTACTCGCAACATTTGCCCGATGGTGGTCCAATTAAAACATCCTTTTATTTTAATGACCTGAAGGGCTTTGAATTTGTTGACAGTGACGTTGAAGTTACTGAGGAAGAAAGTTATGCAGGTGATGGAACCATCATTTACCGTGTTGTTTTTAAAGAACCCGTTCCGGAGGAAAAAGAGGATCCCAATTTTGGTATGGTGCTCAAGTTGTTAAAGAAAAAAGCTGAATTTTCGCGTGAAATCCGGATTCTAACTGATCAACCACTTAAAATTTCCGGCTTCCTTGAATACATGTGCTGTGATAACGAGAAGTGCCTGCCTCCGACTGACCTGGAGTTTTCGTTTTCTTTCAAAGTTGAGTCGCCTGCTTTGGCAGTTGAACCGGCTGATTCTGTTGATTCTGTTGAAACCATTGCCGAGCCTGTTAAAGAGAGTACACTTGAAGCTGTGGATAATGCTACCGCTGAGGACAGTAAACCAGACGAGTCCTCTGAAAGTATCTGGTACATGTTTATTGTCGGCCTGTTTGGCGGTTTACTTGCTTTGATTACTCCGTGTGTTTTCCCCATGATTCCGATGACAGTAAGTTATTTCATCAGAGGATCAGGAAGTAAGGCAAAAGGTCGCCGCGATGCGATCTTTTACGGATTTTCGATCGTGGTTATTTATGTGTTGCTTGGCATGGGCATTTCATTAATTTTTGGTTCTGATCAGTTGAACCTGATGGCAACCAGCCCAATATTTAATATTTTCTTCTTTTTATTGCTACTGATTTTTGCTGCAGCGTTCTTTGGTGCTTTTGAGCTGCAGTTGCCATCAAGCTGGATTAACAAAATGGATAACCAGGCTGAGAAAAGCGGAGGTTTGTTAGGTGTGTTTTTAATGGCATTTGTGCTGGTACTTGTTTCGTTTTCGTGTACCGGCCCAATCATCGGAACGCTGCTTGTTCAGGCTGCCGTGAGTGGAAGTTGGCTTTCGCCGATGTTGGGCATGGCAGGTTTTGCCGTTGCACTTGCCATTCCTTTTACGCTGCTTGCCATTTTCCCGTCAATGCTTGGCTCGATGCCAAAGTCAGGGGGATGGCTTAACTCGGTGAAAGTGGTCCTGGCATTTATCCTTGTTGCCTTTTCATTGAAGTTTTTCTCCGTCGCTGATGCTGTGGGTCAATGGGGACTACTCAACCGTGAGACCTTCCTCGCCATCTGGATCACTTTGTTTGGGTTAATGGGTTTTTACCTGCTGGGTAAAATCAAATTTCATCATGATGATGACTTACATTATGTCTCCGTTCCGCGCTTGTTTTTCGTGATTGTCACTTTTGCATTTACTATTTACCTGATACCCGGTATGTGGGGAGCGCCGCTTAATGCTATCAGTTCCTTTGCACCACCCATTACAACCCAGGAATTCAACCTCAACAGGGTCGGAACCGGGGGCATGCAGTCGGCAGCGCCCGCTTTAACCCATGATTACAGCAAGTATAAAACAAAGGAAGGTGCATACGGACTGATCAAATTCCTTGATTATGAAGAAGGTTTGGAATATGCTAAAACAGCCGGTAGGCCGGTATTTCTTGATTTCACCGGCCTGGGATGTGCCAACTGCAAAAAGATGGAGCAGTCGGTTTGGAGCGATCCCCGTGTTTTGCAGCGCCTGAGAGATGAATACATCATTGTTTCACTCTATGTGGATGAGCGGACGGCCTTACCCAAAGAAGATCAGTTTGTTTCTGATTTTGGTGGAAGAGAAAAAAATATCAGGACTGTTGGCGCTAAATGGAGTGATTTCCAGGCAAGGAATTATGGTGTGAATTCACAACCTTACTATGTTTTGCTTGATCACAATGAAAAACGTTTGGCTGAGCCATACAGTTTCAATACCGATGTTGACCAGTTTCTTGTGTTCCTCGACAAAGGCATTGAAGGCTTTAAAGCAGGTCAATAA
- a CDS encoding outer membrane beta-barrel protein: MFYKSYSIALILVMFSIMTFAQSENDFRFKSIGLDFGWYNPSLDYWKNDSEFKDADIIGALQVRGLTEFSLKSNFTARLGLGFWQTTAEEDLQGYGLTTWSLTGYPVSLDLLYFPEPLKFSVVNPYIGVGGEFVFLQQKLRFDQKENPDPVTGTSALFSGIVGLEAKLSSQFAVDLAFIYKMGEYNQDFNVFINNPDDPENPTLKVVTEEISLTGPLLGLTFKYLF; this comes from the coding sequence ATGTTTTATAAAAGTTACAGTATCGCTCTTATTTTGGTCATGTTTAGCATCATGACATTTGCTCAAAGCGAAAACGACTTCAGGTTCAAATCCATTGGTCTGGATTTTGGCTGGTACAATCCTTCGCTGGATTATTGGAAAAATGACTCAGAGTTTAAAGATGCTGATATTATTGGCGCCCTGCAGGTTAGGGGTCTAACTGAGTTTTCACTGAAAAGTAATTTTACTGCACGCCTGGGTTTGGGTTTTTGGCAAACTACAGCTGAGGAAGATTTACAGGGTTATGGCCTTACTACCTGGTCACTGACTGGTTATCCCGTTTCGCTTGATTTGCTTTACTTCCCTGAACCATTAAAATTCTCAGTGGTTAATCCATACATTGGAGTTGGTGGGGAGTTTGTTTTTTTGCAGCAAAAATTGAGATTCGATCAGAAAGAAAACCCCGATCCTGTTACCGGTACATCTGCACTCTTTAGTGGGATTGTTGGTTTGGAAGCAAAATTATCCAGTCAGTTTGCTGTTGATTTAGCGTTCATTTACAAAATGGGGGAATACAACCAGGACTTCAATGTGTTCATCAACAACCCTGATGATCCTGAAAACCCTACATTGAAGGTGGTGACGGAAGAGATTTCACTAACGGGTCCATTACTTGGACTGACCTTTAAGTATTTGTTTTAA
- the tilS gene encoding tRNA lysidine(34) synthetase TilS: MLQKFHQYIKSQGLFTSSSKIILTVSGGVDSMVMTKLFELSGFYFGIAHCNFKLRGTESDADAEFVQRIATELGVSFYLKEFETGSFAIENRISIQQAARDLRYRWFDELIQESDFNHYATAHHFDDQIETFFINLLRGAGISGLRGILPKNGHCIRPLLFANRIEIEAFARKHKLSFRTDSSNQSDHYLRNRIRHFVLPAFEKTRPDFRAGFESTFRNLADAENFIKAKIEKISSETMSKEDKYWKIHLGKLQMHRPLSFILFELLKPFGFNYENVLMILDSLSGIPGKSFFSPTHKILLDREYLVISELQDEDDNEPDHFFITEDLVLLDFPLKLSIDKTFFSVNDTLDISKCVAQLDVDKLNFPLEIRKPDIGDFFYPLGLGGKKKLSDFFTDEKFSAIQKQNTWLLLSSGEIVWIIGYRLDDRFKITPETRKILKITLLTDQ; encoded by the coding sequence ATGTTGCAAAAATTTCATCAATACATCAAGTCCCAAGGACTTTTCACATCTTCATCGAAGATTATTCTCACAGTAAGTGGGGGAGTGGACTCAATGGTGATGACTAAGTTGTTTGAGTTGAGCGGGTTTTACTTTGGAATTGCCCATTGTAATTTCAAACTGCGTGGTACTGAAAGTGATGCTGATGCTGAGTTTGTTCAACGAATCGCAACTGAATTGGGGGTATCTTTTTATCTTAAGGAATTCGAAACTGGCAGTTTTGCAATTGAAAACAGGATTTCAATTCAGCAGGCTGCGCGGGATCTGCGTTATCGATGGTTTGATGAGTTAATTCAGGAGTCAGATTTCAATCATTATGCAACAGCCCATCATTTTGATGATCAGATAGAGACGTTCTTCATTAATTTGCTCAGGGGAGCCGGTATTTCGGGACTAAGAGGCATTTTGCCTAAAAACGGCCATTGCATCCGACCTTTACTTTTTGCCAACAGGATAGAAATTGAAGCGTTTGCCCGAAAACATAAATTAAGTTTCCGCACAGATAGTTCTAACCAGAGTGATCATTATCTGCGAAACCGGATCAGACATTTTGTATTGCCGGCATTCGAAAAAACCAGACCAGATTTCAGAGCCGGTTTCGAGAGCACTTTTAGGAATCTGGCTGATGCAGAAAATTTTATCAAAGCGAAAATCGAAAAGATTTCCAGTGAAACAATGAGCAAAGAAGACAAGTACTGGAAAATTCACCTGGGAAAATTGCAGATGCATCGTCCACTTTCATTCATTCTTTTTGAGTTGCTAAAACCCTTTGGATTCAATTATGAAAATGTGCTCATGATCCTGGATTCTTTGTCAGGAATACCCGGAAAATCTTTTTTTTCTCCAACCCATAAAATTCTTTTAGACAGGGAGTACTTAGTGATTTCTGAACTGCAAGATGAGGATGACAATGAACCGGATCATTTCTTTATCACAGAAGACTTGGTGCTATTGGATTTCCCATTAAAGCTATCTATTGATAAAACTTTCTTCTCAGTCAACGATACGCTGGATATCTCAAAATGTGTTGCCCAGTTAGATGTTGACAAATTGAATTTCCCGCTTGAGATCAGGAAACCGGACATCGGAGATTTTTTTTATCCACTTGGATTGGGGGGGAAGAAGAAACTTTCTGACTTTTTTACTGATGAGAAATTTTCGGCTATTCAAAAGCAAAATACATGGCTACTCCTTTCCTCCGGAGAAATTGTCTGGATTATAGGGTATAGGCTGGATGACCGATTCAAAATCACCCCCGAAACAAGAAAAATTTTAAAAATTACTCTTCTTACAGATCAATAA
- a CDS encoding carboxypeptidase regulatory-like domain-containing protein, translating to MKIKINTRFLVLPLLAFTMIFALNQCKNVGPTEWPEPDSAVNNQLKVTVLNSETGASLQGYDIKLVLPNGTTKEFNANTGAFTFDGTTEGFYVVTASKEGFLTESAILQVDQPENEMHSTVTQQVFLLNKRGSENLVTPQGTVLYIDNDSEEQTVINFPYGSLAADQNITVSFIQPPAKQEELRIIGERVVVNGYHFSPDLTFPENARPSITIPVNIPSVIDGTSDVWLGTYDEVTGTWEQIQGTLNADRTSATFEMPHFSTWYIFTGFRLIKDVEVWSPWTFVAESDVCSAGVCGTFIYAVAPNALVNQLISLGYNINLKSKDTRCVGPHYKYAQQLFARVLVVTYLVYDYTGAYIGSIQVPTKKFQWMVDEYYCHDQGGGK from the coding sequence ATGAAAATCAAAATCAACACTCGTTTTTTGGTCCTCCCGCTGCTTGCCTTTACAATGATTTTTGCACTTAATCAATGTAAAAATGTTGGACCGACAGAATGGCCTGAACCCGATTCAGCTGTTAATAATCAGTTGAAAGTGACTGTTTTAAATAGTGAGACCGGAGCTTCATTGCAAGGTTATGACATTAAACTCGTTCTTCCAAACGGCACAACAAAAGAGTTTAATGCCAATACCGGAGCATTTACCTTTGATGGTACAACTGAAGGTTTTTATGTTGTTACAGCTTCAAAAGAAGGTTTCCTTACTGAAAGCGCGATCCTTCAGGTTGACCAGCCTGAAAATGAAATGCATTCCACCGTTACACAGCAAGTTTTCCTGCTCAATAAAAGAGGCAGTGAAAATTTAGTAACCCCACAAGGGACGGTGCTCTATATTGATAATGACTCAGAGGAACAGACGGTAATCAACTTTCCGTATGGATCGCTGGCTGCCGATCAAAACATCACTGTTTCTTTTATTCAGCCACCGGCAAAACAAGAAGAACTCAGGATAATCGGAGAAAGAGTTGTAGTTAACGGATATCACTTTTCACCTGATCTGACCTTTCCTGAAAATGCAAGACCATCCATAACTATTCCGGTCAATATTCCAAGTGTAATTGATGGCACTTCGGATGTGTGGCTTGGAACCTATGATGAAGTTACCGGAACATGGGAGCAAATTCAAGGAACCCTCAATGCGGATCGCACTTCTGCTACTTTTGAAATGCCCCATTTTTCAACATGGTATATCTTCACCGGATTCAGACTTATCAAAGACGTTGAAGTTTGGAGTCCGTGGACATTTGTAGCTGAATCCGATGTTTGTAGCGCCGGTGTTTGCGGAACATTTATCTACGCTGTTGCTCCAAATGCATTGGTTAATCAGTTGATATCATTAGGTTACAATATCAACCTGAAGTCCAAAGATACAAGATGTGTTGGCCCACATTACAAGTATGCCCAGCAACTCTTTGCACGTGTATTGGTAGTTACCTATTTGGTTTATGATTACACAGGCGCCTATATTGGATCAATCCAGGTTCCAACCAAAAAATTCCAATGGATGGTTGATGAATACTATTGCCACGACCAGGGAGGTGGAAAATAA